One genomic region from Magallana gigas chromosome 3, xbMagGiga1.1, whole genome shotgun sequence encodes:
- the LOC105326232 gene encoding uncharacterized protein isoform X7 produces the protein MSYEQNGKPWSGMYMQQTTYKHDYNPAGGISPRNRQTNYPYGADAPKADIPGPYNNFRPRYGDPLPQHIRDQLRNYLDGQRFDDQPLTDRQRIKRGEEWIGGRRYDEPMTDRGVYGPPRRQYYERERGRDLSPYRGDDRIYNVLDDGRRTSLDRPINRNRDNEFERQNLRLGRHTSLDRFEIPARENYIQNRRRDPFEGLYQDRGRNGSPERYYDRGRDNGRGRDFDRRRDESPGKFREWDRDRNGYNGYNDRYSRLFRDKFKYLDLYERPAQPMIDSYADHRKMTDRTTYKDYGEFLQEKIKLDELKKQPVEYPAANLRDHLTHRETYREQMHGPEMVRKPYNSQDKLLERERQLEAQIRREMEKIELHDGNFKPWARDAKNPTHHVPKSTNSGVYLFIRTNKLAKADVVKALQEGRSVLANSYGQLKGIATNREIQLLEGQEGWNIRANMTRTGDYWLERSQDSTVIDDMILVIWFPTFNDAEKWVISERKFKTPSFPEPYGSDVMILPLNDSQPQERIAYTYITTEYPRQLDPVMFRENFVPKIKEVLYKHGNDGFFIQSVGAKVIRGHWVKPSSLITTIRFNTRQDALNFFLDPEYKQIRQEISRRIEQLPVYMNWFKPVSFMFTLDKYV, from the exons GAGCAGAACGGCAAGCCGTGGTCCGGAATG TACATGCAACAGACCACATACAAACATGATTACAACCCGGCGGGAGGG ATCTCACCGAGGAACAGACAGACCAATTACCCTTACGGAGCCGACGCCCCCAAGGCGGACATTCCCGGTCCTTACAACAACTTCCGGCCCAGATATGGCGACCCCCTCCCCCAGCATATCAGAGAT cAGCTTCGTAATTAT TTGGACGGACAAAGATTTGATGACCAGCCTCTCACCGACAGG CAAAGAATAAAACGGGGAGAGGAATGGATTGGAGGG AGACGATATGACGAGCCTATGACGGACCGAGGG GTTTACGGTCCACCAAGAAGG CAGTATTACGAGAGGGAGCGAGGCCGGGATCTGTCACCTTACCGG GGAGATGACAGAATTTATAATGTGTTGGATGATGGTCGAAGAACCTCTTTAGATAGG CCAATAAATAGAAACAGGGACAATGAATTTGAAAGG CAAAATTTGAGGCTTGGGCGCCATACCTCCTTAGATAGG TTTGAAATTCCTGCACGGGAAAAT TACATCCAAAACAGGAGGAGGGACCCGTTTGAGGGACTG TATCAAGACAGAGGGAGAAACGGGTCACCCGAAAGG TATTACGACCGTGGGAGAGACAATGGTAGGGGCCGGGACTTTGACAGGAGGAGAGACGAGTCCCCTGGCAAG TTTAGAGAATGGGATCGGGATCGGAATGGTTATAATGGTTATAATGATCGG TACTCTCGCCTATTCCGTGACAAGTTCAAATATCTCGACTTG TACGAGAGGCCAGCACAGCCAATGATTGACAGCTACGCTGACCATCGG aaaatgacCGACAGAACGACATACAAGGATTATGGAGAG TTTCTGCAAGAAAAGATAAAATTGGATGAACTTAAAAAG cAACCCGTAGAATACCCGGCCGCTAATCTT AGGGATCACCTAACCCACAGGGAGACCTACAGGGAGCAAATGCATGGACCGGAAATGGTGAGAAAACCTTACAACAGCCAGGATAAGTTGCTGGAGAGGGAACGGCAGCTTGAAGCTCAGATCCGTCGGGAAATGGAAAAAATCGAGTTGCATGACGGGAATTTCAAACCCTGGGCGAGGGATGCTAAGAACCCCACGCATCACGTG CCCAAGTCCACCAACAGTGGAGTCTACCTCTTCATCAGAACCAACAAACTCGCCAAGGCTGACGTCGTCAAGGCTCTACAGGAGGGGCGCTCAGTGCTGGCCAACTCATACGGGCAACTCAAGGGCATCGCTACCAACAGGGAG ATTCAGTTGCTGGAGGGACAAGAAGGGTGGAACATCCGGGCGAATATGACGCGCACTGGGGACTATTGGCTGGAGCGTTCCCAGGATTCAACAGTCATCGACGACATGATCCTGGTCATCTGGTTCCCCACCTTTAACGACGCCGAGAAGTGGGTCATCAGCGAGAGGAAGTTTAAGACTCCCAGCTTTCCCGAACCTTACGGAAGTGACGTTATGATTCTTCCTTTAAACGATAGCCAGCCACAAG AGCGGATCGCCTACACCTACATTACCACGGAATACCCCCGCCAGCTGGATCCAGTCATGTTTCGAGAAAACTTCGTTCCTAAGATCAAAGAAGTGCTCTACAAGCATGGCAACGACGGGTTCTTCATTCAGTCGGTCGGAGCAAAGGTTATCCGGGGTCACTGGGTCAAACCCAGCAGCCTCATTACCACCATCAGATTCAACACCAGACAAGACGCTCTTAACTTTTTCCTAGACC CGGAATACAAACAAATCCGTCAGGAAATAAGCAGACGCATCGAACAACTTCCGGTTTACATGAACTGGTTTAAACCGGTCAGCTTTATGTTTACCCTGGACAAATATGTGTAA
- the LOC105326232 gene encoding uncharacterized protein isoform X21, with amino-acid sequence MSYEQNGKPWSGMYMQQTTYKHDYNPAGGISPRNRQTNYPYGADAPKADIPGPYNNFRPRYGDPLPQHIRDQLRNYLDGQRFDDQPLTDRQRIKRGEEWIGGRRYDEPMTDRGVYGPPRRQYYERERGRDLSPYRGDDRIYNVLDDGRRTSLDRPINRNRDNEFERQNLRLGRHTSLDRYDLMDKRKENLKQYIQNRRRDPFEGLYQDRGRNGSPERYYDRGRDNGRGRDFDRRRDESPGKYERPAQPMIDSYADHRKMTDRTTYKDYGEFLQEKIKLDELKKQPVEYPAANLRDHLTHRETYREQMHGPEMVRKPYNSQDKLLERERQLEAQIRREMEKIELHDGNFKPWARDAKNPTHHVPKSTNSGVYLFIRTNKLAKADVVKALQEGRSVLANSYGQLKGIATNREIQLLEGQEGWNIRANMTRTGDYWLERSQDSTVIDDMILVIWFPTFNDAEKWVISERKFKTPSFPEPYGSDVMILPLNDSQPQERIAYTYITTEYPRQLDPVMFRENFVPKIKEVLYKHGNDGFFIQSVGAKVIRGHWVKPSSLITTIRFNTRQDALNFFLDPEYKQIRQEISRRIEQLPVYMNWFKPVSFMFTLDKYV; translated from the exons GAGCAGAACGGCAAGCCGTGGTCCGGAATG TACATGCAACAGACCACATACAAACATGATTACAACCCGGCGGGAGGG ATCTCACCGAGGAACAGACAGACCAATTACCCTTACGGAGCCGACGCCCCCAAGGCGGACATTCCCGGTCCTTACAACAACTTCCGGCCCAGATATGGCGACCCCCTCCCCCAGCATATCAGAGAT cAGCTTCGTAATTAT TTGGACGGACAAAGATTTGATGACCAGCCTCTCACCGACAGG CAAAGAATAAAACGGGGAGAGGAATGGATTGGAGGG AGACGATATGACGAGCCTATGACGGACCGAGGG GTTTACGGTCCACCAAGAAGG CAGTATTACGAGAGGGAGCGAGGCCGGGATCTGTCACCTTACCGG GGAGATGACAGAATTTATAATGTGTTGGATGATGGTCGAAGAACCTCTTTAGATAGG CCAATAAATAGAAACAGGGACAATGAATTTGAAAGG CAAAATTTGAGGCTTGGGCGCCATACCTCCTTAGATAGG tacGATTTAATGGATAAACGAAAAGAAAATCTGAAGCAA TACATCCAAAACAGGAGGAGGGACCCGTTTGAGGGACTG TATCAAGACAGAGGGAGAAACGGGTCACCCGAAAGG TATTACGACCGTGGGAGAGACAATGGTAGGGGCCGGGACTTTGACAGGAGGAGAGACGAGTCCCCTGGCAAG TACGAGAGGCCAGCACAGCCAATGATTGACAGCTACGCTGACCATCGG aaaatgacCGACAGAACGACATACAAGGATTATGGAGAG TTTCTGCAAGAAAAGATAAAATTGGATGAACTTAAAAAG cAACCCGTAGAATACCCGGCCGCTAATCTT AGGGATCACCTAACCCACAGGGAGACCTACAGGGAGCAAATGCATGGACCGGAAATGGTGAGAAAACCTTACAACAGCCAGGATAAGTTGCTGGAGAGGGAACGGCAGCTTGAAGCTCAGATCCGTCGGGAAATGGAAAAAATCGAGTTGCATGACGGGAATTTCAAACCCTGGGCGAGGGATGCTAAGAACCCCACGCATCACGTG CCCAAGTCCACCAACAGTGGAGTCTACCTCTTCATCAGAACCAACAAACTCGCCAAGGCTGACGTCGTCAAGGCTCTACAGGAGGGGCGCTCAGTGCTGGCCAACTCATACGGGCAACTCAAGGGCATCGCTACCAACAGGGAG ATTCAGTTGCTGGAGGGACAAGAAGGGTGGAACATCCGGGCGAATATGACGCGCACTGGGGACTATTGGCTGGAGCGTTCCCAGGATTCAACAGTCATCGACGACATGATCCTGGTCATCTGGTTCCCCACCTTTAACGACGCCGAGAAGTGGGTCATCAGCGAGAGGAAGTTTAAGACTCCCAGCTTTCCCGAACCTTACGGAAGTGACGTTATGATTCTTCCTTTAAACGATAGCCAGCCACAAG AGCGGATCGCCTACACCTACATTACCACGGAATACCCCCGCCAGCTGGATCCAGTCATGTTTCGAGAAAACTTCGTTCCTAAGATCAAAGAAGTGCTCTACAAGCATGGCAACGACGGGTTCTTCATTCAGTCGGTCGGAGCAAAGGTTATCCGGGGTCACTGGGTCAAACCCAGCAGCCTCATTACCACCATCAGATTCAACACCAGACAAGACGCTCTTAACTTTTTCCTAGACC CGGAATACAAACAAATCCGTCAGGAAATAAGCAGACGCATCGAACAACTTCCGGTTTACATGAACTGGTTTAAACCGGTCAGCTTTATGTTTACCCTGGACAAATATGTGTAA
- the LOC105326232 gene encoding uncharacterized protein isoform X25, with protein sequence MSYEQNGKPWSGMYMQQTTYKHDYNPAGGISPRNRQTNYPYGADAPKADIPGPYNNFRPRYGDPLPQHIRDQLRNYLDGQRFDDQPLTDRQRIKRGEEWIGGRRYDEPMTDRGQYYERERGRDLSPYRGDDRIYNVLDDGRRTSLDRYQDRGRNGSPERYYDRGRDNGRGRDFDRRRDESPGKFREWDRDRNGYNGYNDRYSRLFRDKFKYLDLYERPAQPMIDSYADHRKMTDRTTYKDYGEFLQEKIKLDELKKQPVEYPAANLRDHLTHRETYREQMHGPEMVRKPYNSQDKLLERERQLEAQIRREMEKIELHDGNFKPWARDAKNPTHHVPKSTNSGVYLFIRTNKLAKADVVKALQEGRSVLANSYGQLKGIATNREIQLLEGQEGWNIRANMTRTGDYWLERSQDSTVIDDMILVIWFPTFNDAEKWVISERKFKTPSFPEPYGSDVMILPLNDSQPQERIAYTYITTEYPRQLDPVMFRENFVPKIKEVLYKHGNDGFFIQSVGAKVIRGHWVKPSSLITTIRFNTRQDALNFFLDPEYKQIRQEISRRIEQLPVYMNWFKPVSFMFTLDKYV encoded by the exons GAGCAGAACGGCAAGCCGTGGTCCGGAATG TACATGCAACAGACCACATACAAACATGATTACAACCCGGCGGGAGGG ATCTCACCGAGGAACAGACAGACCAATTACCCTTACGGAGCCGACGCCCCCAAGGCGGACATTCCCGGTCCTTACAACAACTTCCGGCCCAGATATGGCGACCCCCTCCCCCAGCATATCAGAGAT cAGCTTCGTAATTAT TTGGACGGACAAAGATTTGATGACCAGCCTCTCACCGACAGG CAAAGAATAAAACGGGGAGAGGAATGGATTGGAGGG AGACGATATGACGAGCCTATGACGGACCGAGGG CAGTATTACGAGAGGGAGCGAGGCCGGGATCTGTCACCTTACCGG GGAGATGACAGAATTTATAATGTGTTGGATGATGGTCGAAGAACCTCTTTAGATAGG TATCAAGACAGAGGGAGAAACGGGTCACCCGAAAGG TATTACGACCGTGGGAGAGACAATGGTAGGGGCCGGGACTTTGACAGGAGGAGAGACGAGTCCCCTGGCAAG TTTAGAGAATGGGATCGGGATCGGAATGGTTATAATGGTTATAATGATCGG TACTCTCGCCTATTCCGTGACAAGTTCAAATATCTCGACTTG TACGAGAGGCCAGCACAGCCAATGATTGACAGCTACGCTGACCATCGG aaaatgacCGACAGAACGACATACAAGGATTATGGAGAG TTTCTGCAAGAAAAGATAAAATTGGATGAACTTAAAAAG cAACCCGTAGAATACCCGGCCGCTAATCTT AGGGATCACCTAACCCACAGGGAGACCTACAGGGAGCAAATGCATGGACCGGAAATGGTGAGAAAACCTTACAACAGCCAGGATAAGTTGCTGGAGAGGGAACGGCAGCTTGAAGCTCAGATCCGTCGGGAAATGGAAAAAATCGAGTTGCATGACGGGAATTTCAAACCCTGGGCGAGGGATGCTAAGAACCCCACGCATCACGTG CCCAAGTCCACCAACAGTGGAGTCTACCTCTTCATCAGAACCAACAAACTCGCCAAGGCTGACGTCGTCAAGGCTCTACAGGAGGGGCGCTCAGTGCTGGCCAACTCATACGGGCAACTCAAGGGCATCGCTACCAACAGGGAG ATTCAGTTGCTGGAGGGACAAGAAGGGTGGAACATCCGGGCGAATATGACGCGCACTGGGGACTATTGGCTGGAGCGTTCCCAGGATTCAACAGTCATCGACGACATGATCCTGGTCATCTGGTTCCCCACCTTTAACGACGCCGAGAAGTGGGTCATCAGCGAGAGGAAGTTTAAGACTCCCAGCTTTCCCGAACCTTACGGAAGTGACGTTATGATTCTTCCTTTAAACGATAGCCAGCCACAAG AGCGGATCGCCTACACCTACATTACCACGGAATACCCCCGCCAGCTGGATCCAGTCATGTTTCGAGAAAACTTCGTTCCTAAGATCAAAGAAGTGCTCTACAAGCATGGCAACGACGGGTTCTTCATTCAGTCGGTCGGAGCAAAGGTTATCCGGGGTCACTGGGTCAAACCCAGCAGCCTCATTACCACCATCAGATTCAACACCAGACAAGACGCTCTTAACTTTTTCCTAGACC CGGAATACAAACAAATCCGTCAGGAAATAAGCAGACGCATCGAACAACTTCCGGTTTACATGAACTGGTTTAAACCGGTCAGCTTTATGTTTACCCTGGACAAATATGTGTAA
- the LOC105326232 gene encoding uncharacterized protein isoform X32, translating into MSYEQNGKPWSGMYMQQTTYKHDYNPAGGISPRNRQTNYPYGADAPKADIPGPYNNFRPRYGDPLPQHIRDLDGQRFDDQPLTDRQRIKRGEEWIGGRRYDEPMTDRGYQDRGRNGSPERYYDRGRDNGRGRDFDRRRDESPGKFREWDRDRNGYNGYNDRYSRLFRDKFKYLDLYERPAQPMIDSYADHRKMTDRTTYKDYGEFLQEKIKLDELKKQPVEYPAANLRDHLTHRETYREQMHGPEMVRKPYNSQDKLLERERQLEAQIRREMEKIELHDGNFKPWARDAKNPTHHVPKSTNSGVYLFIRTNKLAKADVVKALQEGRSVLANSYGQLKGIATNREIQLLEGQEGWNIRANMTRTGDYWLERSQDSTVIDDMILVIWFPTFNDAEKWVISERKFKTPSFPEPYGSDVMILPLNDSQPQERIAYTYITTEYPRQLDPVMFRENFVPKIKEVLYKHGNDGFFIQSVGAKVIRGHWVKPSSLITTIRFNTRQDALNFFLDPEYKQIRQEISRRIEQLPVYMNWFKPVSFMFTLDKYV; encoded by the exons GAGCAGAACGGCAAGCCGTGGTCCGGAATG TACATGCAACAGACCACATACAAACATGATTACAACCCGGCGGGAGGG ATCTCACCGAGGAACAGACAGACCAATTACCCTTACGGAGCCGACGCCCCCAAGGCGGACATTCCCGGTCCTTACAACAACTTCCGGCCCAGATATGGCGACCCCCTCCCCCAGCATATCAGAGAT TTGGACGGACAAAGATTTGATGACCAGCCTCTCACCGACAGG CAAAGAATAAAACGGGGAGAGGAATGGATTGGAGGG AGACGATATGACGAGCCTATGACGGACCGAGGG TATCAAGACAGAGGGAGAAACGGGTCACCCGAAAGG TATTACGACCGTGGGAGAGACAATGGTAGGGGCCGGGACTTTGACAGGAGGAGAGACGAGTCCCCTGGCAAG TTTAGAGAATGGGATCGGGATCGGAATGGTTATAATGGTTATAATGATCGG TACTCTCGCCTATTCCGTGACAAGTTCAAATATCTCGACTTG TACGAGAGGCCAGCACAGCCAATGATTGACAGCTACGCTGACCATCGG aaaatgacCGACAGAACGACATACAAGGATTATGGAGAG TTTCTGCAAGAAAAGATAAAATTGGATGAACTTAAAAAG cAACCCGTAGAATACCCGGCCGCTAATCTT AGGGATCACCTAACCCACAGGGAGACCTACAGGGAGCAAATGCATGGACCGGAAATGGTGAGAAAACCTTACAACAGCCAGGATAAGTTGCTGGAGAGGGAACGGCAGCTTGAAGCTCAGATCCGTCGGGAAATGGAAAAAATCGAGTTGCATGACGGGAATTTCAAACCCTGGGCGAGGGATGCTAAGAACCCCACGCATCACGTG CCCAAGTCCACCAACAGTGGAGTCTACCTCTTCATCAGAACCAACAAACTCGCCAAGGCTGACGTCGTCAAGGCTCTACAGGAGGGGCGCTCAGTGCTGGCCAACTCATACGGGCAACTCAAGGGCATCGCTACCAACAGGGAG ATTCAGTTGCTGGAGGGACAAGAAGGGTGGAACATCCGGGCGAATATGACGCGCACTGGGGACTATTGGCTGGAGCGTTCCCAGGATTCAACAGTCATCGACGACATGATCCTGGTCATCTGGTTCCCCACCTTTAACGACGCCGAGAAGTGGGTCATCAGCGAGAGGAAGTTTAAGACTCCCAGCTTTCCCGAACCTTACGGAAGTGACGTTATGATTCTTCCTTTAAACGATAGCCAGCCACAAG AGCGGATCGCCTACACCTACATTACCACGGAATACCCCCGCCAGCTGGATCCAGTCATGTTTCGAGAAAACTTCGTTCCTAAGATCAAAGAAGTGCTCTACAAGCATGGCAACGACGGGTTCTTCATTCAGTCGGTCGGAGCAAAGGTTATCCGGGGTCACTGGGTCAAACCCAGCAGCCTCATTACCACCATCAGATTCAACACCAGACAAGACGCTCTTAACTTTTTCCTAGACC CGGAATACAAACAAATCCGTCAGGAAATAAGCAGACGCATCGAACAACTTCCGGTTTACATGAACTGGTTTAAACCGGTCAGCTTTATGTTTACCCTGGACAAATATGTGTAA
- the LOC105326232 gene encoding uncharacterized protein isoform X28: protein MSYEQNGKPWSGMYMQQTTYKHDYNPAGGISPRNRQTNYPYGADAPKADIPGPYNNFRPRYGDPLPQHIRDQLRNYLDGQRFDDQPLTDRQRIKRGEEWIGGRRYDEPMTDRGQYYERERGRDLSPYRYQDRGRNGSPERYYDRGRDNGRGRDFDRRRDESPGKFREWDRDRNGYNGYNDRYSRLFRDKFKYLDLYERPAQPMIDSYADHRKMTDRTTYKDYGEFLQEKIKLDELKKQPVEYPAANLRDHLTHRETYREQMHGPEMVRKPYNSQDKLLERERQLEAQIRREMEKIELHDGNFKPWARDAKNPTHHVPKSTNSGVYLFIRTNKLAKADVVKALQEGRSVLANSYGQLKGIATNREIQLLEGQEGWNIRANMTRTGDYWLERSQDSTVIDDMILVIWFPTFNDAEKWVISERKFKTPSFPEPYGSDVMILPLNDSQPQERIAYTYITTEYPRQLDPVMFRENFVPKIKEVLYKHGNDGFFIQSVGAKVIRGHWVKPSSLITTIRFNTRQDALNFFLDPEYKQIRQEISRRIEQLPVYMNWFKPVSFMFTLDKYV, encoded by the exons GAGCAGAACGGCAAGCCGTGGTCCGGAATG TACATGCAACAGACCACATACAAACATGATTACAACCCGGCGGGAGGG ATCTCACCGAGGAACAGACAGACCAATTACCCTTACGGAGCCGACGCCCCCAAGGCGGACATTCCCGGTCCTTACAACAACTTCCGGCCCAGATATGGCGACCCCCTCCCCCAGCATATCAGAGAT cAGCTTCGTAATTAT TTGGACGGACAAAGATTTGATGACCAGCCTCTCACCGACAGG CAAAGAATAAAACGGGGAGAGGAATGGATTGGAGGG AGACGATATGACGAGCCTATGACGGACCGAGGG CAGTATTACGAGAGGGAGCGAGGCCGGGATCTGTCACCTTACCGG TATCAAGACAGAGGGAGAAACGGGTCACCCGAAAGG TATTACGACCGTGGGAGAGACAATGGTAGGGGCCGGGACTTTGACAGGAGGAGAGACGAGTCCCCTGGCAAG TTTAGAGAATGGGATCGGGATCGGAATGGTTATAATGGTTATAATGATCGG TACTCTCGCCTATTCCGTGACAAGTTCAAATATCTCGACTTG TACGAGAGGCCAGCACAGCCAATGATTGACAGCTACGCTGACCATCGG aaaatgacCGACAGAACGACATACAAGGATTATGGAGAG TTTCTGCAAGAAAAGATAAAATTGGATGAACTTAAAAAG cAACCCGTAGAATACCCGGCCGCTAATCTT AGGGATCACCTAACCCACAGGGAGACCTACAGGGAGCAAATGCATGGACCGGAAATGGTGAGAAAACCTTACAACAGCCAGGATAAGTTGCTGGAGAGGGAACGGCAGCTTGAAGCTCAGATCCGTCGGGAAATGGAAAAAATCGAGTTGCATGACGGGAATTTCAAACCCTGGGCGAGGGATGCTAAGAACCCCACGCATCACGTG CCCAAGTCCACCAACAGTGGAGTCTACCTCTTCATCAGAACCAACAAACTCGCCAAGGCTGACGTCGTCAAGGCTCTACAGGAGGGGCGCTCAGTGCTGGCCAACTCATACGGGCAACTCAAGGGCATCGCTACCAACAGGGAG ATTCAGTTGCTGGAGGGACAAGAAGGGTGGAACATCCGGGCGAATATGACGCGCACTGGGGACTATTGGCTGGAGCGTTCCCAGGATTCAACAGTCATCGACGACATGATCCTGGTCATCTGGTTCCCCACCTTTAACGACGCCGAGAAGTGGGTCATCAGCGAGAGGAAGTTTAAGACTCCCAGCTTTCCCGAACCTTACGGAAGTGACGTTATGATTCTTCCTTTAAACGATAGCCAGCCACAAG AGCGGATCGCCTACACCTACATTACCACGGAATACCCCCGCCAGCTGGATCCAGTCATGTTTCGAGAAAACTTCGTTCCTAAGATCAAAGAAGTGCTCTACAAGCATGGCAACGACGGGTTCTTCATTCAGTCGGTCGGAGCAAAGGTTATCCGGGGTCACTGGGTCAAACCCAGCAGCCTCATTACCACCATCAGATTCAACACCAGACAAGACGCTCTTAACTTTTTCCTAGACC CGGAATACAAACAAATCCGTCAGGAAATAAGCAGACGCATCGAACAACTTCCGGTTTACATGAACTGGTTTAAACCGGTCAGCTTTATGTTTACCCTGGACAAATATGTGTAA
- the LOC105326232 gene encoding uncharacterized protein isoform X15 yields the protein MSYEQNGKPWSGMYMQQTTYKHDYNPAGGISPRNRQTNYPYGADAPKADIPGPYNNFRPRYGDPLPQHIRDQLRNYLDGQRFDDQPLTDRQRIKRGEEWIGGRRYDEPMTDRGVYGPPRRQYYERERGRDLSPYRGDDRIYNVLDDGRRTSLDRPINRNRDNEFERQNLRLGRHTSLDRYDLMDKRKENLKQYIQNRRRDPFEGLYQDRGRNGSPERYYDRGRDNGRGRDFDRRRDESPGKYSRLFRDKFKYLDLYERPAQPMIDSYADHRKMTDRTTYKDYGEFLQEKIKLDELKKQPVEYPAANLRDHLTHRETYREQMHGPEMVRKPYNSQDKLLERERQLEAQIRREMEKIELHDGNFKPWARDAKNPTHHVPKSTNSGVYLFIRTNKLAKADVVKALQEGRSVLANSYGQLKGIATNREIQLLEGQEGWNIRANMTRTGDYWLERSQDSTVIDDMILVIWFPTFNDAEKWVISERKFKTPSFPEPYGSDVMILPLNDSQPQERIAYTYITTEYPRQLDPVMFRENFVPKIKEVLYKHGNDGFFIQSVGAKVIRGHWVKPSSLITTIRFNTRQDALNFFLDPEYKQIRQEISRRIEQLPVYMNWFKPVSFMFTLDKYV from the exons GAGCAGAACGGCAAGCCGTGGTCCGGAATG TACATGCAACAGACCACATACAAACATGATTACAACCCGGCGGGAGGG ATCTCACCGAGGAACAGACAGACCAATTACCCTTACGGAGCCGACGCCCCCAAGGCGGACATTCCCGGTCCTTACAACAACTTCCGGCCCAGATATGGCGACCCCCTCCCCCAGCATATCAGAGAT cAGCTTCGTAATTAT TTGGACGGACAAAGATTTGATGACCAGCCTCTCACCGACAGG CAAAGAATAAAACGGGGAGAGGAATGGATTGGAGGG AGACGATATGACGAGCCTATGACGGACCGAGGG GTTTACGGTCCACCAAGAAGG CAGTATTACGAGAGGGAGCGAGGCCGGGATCTGTCACCTTACCGG GGAGATGACAGAATTTATAATGTGTTGGATGATGGTCGAAGAACCTCTTTAGATAGG CCAATAAATAGAAACAGGGACAATGAATTTGAAAGG CAAAATTTGAGGCTTGGGCGCCATACCTCCTTAGATAGG tacGATTTAATGGATAAACGAAAAGAAAATCTGAAGCAA TACATCCAAAACAGGAGGAGGGACCCGTTTGAGGGACTG TATCAAGACAGAGGGAGAAACGGGTCACCCGAAAGG TATTACGACCGTGGGAGAGACAATGGTAGGGGCCGGGACTTTGACAGGAGGAGAGACGAGTCCCCTGGCAAG TACTCTCGCCTATTCCGTGACAAGTTCAAATATCTCGACTTG TACGAGAGGCCAGCACAGCCAATGATTGACAGCTACGCTGACCATCGG aaaatgacCGACAGAACGACATACAAGGATTATGGAGAG TTTCTGCAAGAAAAGATAAAATTGGATGAACTTAAAAAG cAACCCGTAGAATACCCGGCCGCTAATCTT AGGGATCACCTAACCCACAGGGAGACCTACAGGGAGCAAATGCATGGACCGGAAATGGTGAGAAAACCTTACAACAGCCAGGATAAGTTGCTGGAGAGGGAACGGCAGCTTGAAGCTCAGATCCGTCGGGAAATGGAAAAAATCGAGTTGCATGACGGGAATTTCAAACCCTGGGCGAGGGATGCTAAGAACCCCACGCATCACGTG CCCAAGTCCACCAACAGTGGAGTCTACCTCTTCATCAGAACCAACAAACTCGCCAAGGCTGACGTCGTCAAGGCTCTACAGGAGGGGCGCTCAGTGCTGGCCAACTCATACGGGCAACTCAAGGGCATCGCTACCAACAGGGAG ATTCAGTTGCTGGAGGGACAAGAAGGGTGGAACATCCGGGCGAATATGACGCGCACTGGGGACTATTGGCTGGAGCGTTCCCAGGATTCAACAGTCATCGACGACATGATCCTGGTCATCTGGTTCCCCACCTTTAACGACGCCGAGAAGTGGGTCATCAGCGAGAGGAAGTTTAAGACTCCCAGCTTTCCCGAACCTTACGGAAGTGACGTTATGATTCTTCCTTTAAACGATAGCCAGCCACAAG AGCGGATCGCCTACACCTACATTACCACGGAATACCCCCGCCAGCTGGATCCAGTCATGTTTCGAGAAAACTTCGTTCCTAAGATCAAAGAAGTGCTCTACAAGCATGGCAACGACGGGTTCTTCATTCAGTCGGTCGGAGCAAAGGTTATCCGGGGTCACTGGGTCAAACCCAGCAGCCTCATTACCACCATCAGATTCAACACCAGACAAGACGCTCTTAACTTTTTCCTAGACC CGGAATACAAACAAATCCGTCAGGAAATAAGCAGACGCATCGAACAACTTCCGGTTTACATGAACTGGTTTAAACCGGTCAGCTTTATGTTTACCCTGGACAAATATGTGTAA